The Topomyia yanbarensis strain Yona2022 chromosome 3, ASM3024719v1, whole genome shotgun sequence nucleotide sequence AATCGGATTGTATCCGTCCGGAGGTCCATCAGTGTTTTCACACGCTCCATCCCTGTTGCAAGCGGCTGAGTGctcatttcaaataaaataattcccAGTGAGTATAGATCAACCTTCTGGTTGTAGGTGGATTTCGAAGCATTTCCAGTTAGTTCTGGTGCCACGTACAAAGCAGTGCCAACTTTACCCGTAAGCGAATTGCCCATATCTAACGATTTGATCTGATGGCTGTGAGTTAGGCGTTCTGTAAAATATAATCTCTCATTAGATATTTAGAAATAAAAACGGAATCAACTAATTGCTACCTTGTTGTTGATTCTGAAGCGCTAAAATGCTAGTTGTGGCTAGACCGAAATCTCCAATTTTGACCTGATCCCGTGAGTCAAGAAAGATATTTACCGGTTTCAGATCCCGATGAATCATTCCCTGCTGATGGATGTGACTAAGCCCTTCAGCAATTTCTCGAAAAAGGCGCCAAACTCGATCGACGTCCTGATACAAACCTGAATCAATAGCGgtcctagaaaaaataattttttccaaaatattttgaGGACATCAACCAACGAAACCTACCTCAGCGTGCTCTTCTCGCAAAATTCCATCTGTATGTACATGTACAGCATTTCCACTGGTACTGCCGGCGTTCCTCCACTCGTTTTTACCTTTTCGTTTTCCGGCGTCACACCATCACTGAAGCTCGCGTATGTCGCTACTTCCCCTTGCGAATTTACAAACTCTATTCCATCGGAACTATCttcatcatcgtcatcgtcgtcgtcgctaCTGGAATCTATCGCCATGCAATCAAGCACCCAGTCCGAATTCTTTTCGCTATTCTTCTTGGCAACTCGTTTGCGAGCACTTCCCGCGCTTACGGACCAATCACAGCTAGATTCCACCCCATGATGCTGATCATCTCCGGGACTGACAGATTCCACCCAACTATTATAGTAACGAACGACATTCTCATGGTTCAACCTTGACAGAAGCTCTACTTCACGGGTCATCTTTTTGTAGAACTGTTTACTGCGCGCCGGTAGAAGTATACGCTTGATAGCATACTGACGGTTATCCAGAATGTTTCGAACTTTCAATACGTCTCCGTAGGCACCTTTCCCGATATGGGACAGAACTTCGAATTCGGTTTGAAGTCTTGATTTCTCCCAAGTCAACGAAGTGTTCATATAAGCAGGCATCATGTGGAGGGATTTGTCCGGTGGCAATTGGTCAGATGGCTTAATTTCTCGATGTTGCAGATGGTTATTCAAGACATCTTGAAAGAGTATAGGCCGCAGGAACGGATGCTCCAGAAGATCAGAAGCCGATATCGTACGTTCCGATTTGCAACGATCAATAAAATCCTTCATCTCCGAGTGTGCATTAAACAGAGACTCGACCAATGTTCCCAGCGAGGGAAGGTCACTTCGTACGCACTGTTGACCAGTTATGAGCTCCTGAATGTAAGGAATAAGTTTAAAATCCGCTACTCTAATGCTACCGGAATTATCCATGAATACGGTGGAATCAGAAAGATTATCGTGCGAGACTCCGTTGTTATGAAGATAAATAAGTGCTTCCAGTATACCCTTGGCCACCATGCTGGCTCCTTCAGCTGACCACCCGAGCGAACCGGATATCGTAAACAAGCTTGTCCCCAAAATGAAATCTTGAACCAAAAAGATATCAATGCCATCATTTCCAACTTTACACATAACTCCATCATAGGAAATCAGATTTTTGTGCCTTAGGGAAACTAAACCGGCCACCTGCTTTTCGATGTCTGCTACAATCTCCTCCGCCGTCCGGCCACTAACCGTCTTACCATCCTCGTTGAACTCAATGTTCCATTCAGTCAGATAAACCAGCTGCCCTGTTTGAACATCGATGCCAGAATATGCAACACAACCTCGCTGTGAGTGTCCCAAGCAGCATCCCTTCACAATCTTCCTACCGTCCCGGAGGAACAAAGTCTCACTCCGTCGGTGATCCAGACAAAAATTGGACAACCTTCTGAAATTGTTTCCGTCGCTATTCTCCGACGAGCTGGTATTTCTATGTAGGGGACTAACTTCGTTTACGCTATGTTTCGATTCTTTCCTAGTTCTCTGTAGTTCCTTCTTGCGCTTCTGCAACTCATCTTGTATCACCTGCCGGCGTTGATCTTCTTCTGCCTTAAGAGTGTTCTGTCGAACCATCGCCAGTCGCTGCTGGTTGGCCAACATTTCATCGTAGAAACTTCCTTTTGGTGGTACATTATACTTGTGGAGAAAACTTTCCACGGTTCCTGCTAGCTCATAGATCATCACTTCACCCTTCAATTCGTCAGCTTGTTGTTTCAGCTGCTGCAGCAGTTCATTGGACAACTCATCCGACAAACCAACGGTATTCTCCAACTCTATTTTCGGTGGGCTAAAAGATACAAATCGTTAGCTTGAAGCTGACCCCAAAAACACTACGTAACAGTTATCTCACTATTTCGGATAATTTTTGTTACAACTGACTCGCAAGTCCGTTCTTACGTATGCCTGTCGGGCGGAACCCTTTTGCGGGGTAAGTCGTAGTCGTACTTCCAGGGGACACCATTTCCCTCCTGCCGGTCGTAAATCTTCCACCTGGCTCTCGTAGATGGAACGAATTACTTCCAATTCTGTTTCTTGCCGCTGGCGGAAGGTTTCTTTCTTGTTCGTGTCACCACTATTGTTACCGGTGGCCATCTCTTATCACTTTCGGCGCAAGCTGCTAGCAGAGATCGGCCGTTAGCACGTGGCTTTCCTTAAACCAATCATTTTATCGCACTGTATCACTAGTTTAGGTTGCACTGGATTGAAAATAAtgcgttgaaattttttttgctgaccGGTAAATGGGAAAATATTGCAACAGATTCGCTTTTCTGCGACGCGTAGAACAAAACTgagttcaaaacaaaattgcatttttttgccttttgttTTGAATGAAATGCCTGCTAGCACCGGCTTTGTTAGATCAAACCGTTCATTTAGGGTGGAGCCATGAATGACGccagaaaaaaattgtaaaataatataaaatgtgcatgtgcatagacttatccagctgcgttagtATTGTggcgttttgacgtttgaattgggaggaaaacaaatcgtttacacggcgaattgggaggaaaacaaaccgcttctgggcttaaggggagggcggtagtataaaaatgcgaaaTCTCAGTGTGAGTaatttaaacgtcagatatctcaatagcaaataaaatcgaATTAACCGGTGTCGTAATTCACAGCGATGagcaataaaaaacgatgtacATTAAATAACGACGTCAAATTAGATAACTTCTTGGAATATTAAATGCCGTGACATATTCAGCAAACACGACGTACAAAAATAATCACATACAAATTGTTGATTGTAACCTATATTGTAACGAGTTTATAAATTTCCGCCTCGATTAAAacaactacaaggggcagccctaggggcagatcacttgtgatgcatttttaaaaaacagctaaattaaatgaatttctttccatcaaaacagaaattcgtaatgtattttgcgttgcgtgcaatgtattttgcgttgcgtgtaagacgtcaaaaccctacaaaaaattagccctacattcaacaaaacgtcgaacaaagtgaatcagcgtaggacgtttgttaaacaaacttttctgcgagggagtgcaaagttgatgcaaaaatggaaatgaaatgcattttttcttatttgatgcaaatttgttatacatttctatagtgatctgcccctaggggcagccctatggggttgcacgaattgTAGACGTGTAGGACTACACAAGTTTATGTGAATtatactaggggcagatcacttgtgatgcatttttaaaaatcagcgaaattaaatgcatttactAGAAACTGCGTTTTttcaacaaaaccaaaaaaaaagcgGCAGTCGAAAACACGCGGTAAACAGACTGATTCAATATACATTCTTCTAGTTCATACCAATGGCGACTTGACCACTATGGTCCAAAAACACCGGAGTTATTTCGGATTGCGTTGGGGTAAGTCGGTTTTGCCAtttgtgatttttcattaacaACATGAAAAGTTTCTATGGGACTAATCTTAAACCGTTTAAAAACTTGTAGGATTTACTGGAGGACATTATAATAAAGTAATTTGAGGTTTGGCCAATCTTCCCCGAAGGTCCTGGAACCGGTTACAGTGGGCCAGTAATGAATGCTCATTGGATCCATcgaaaaaatgatttcaataaTGACAAAGTCAGTGTAGGTGGCAGTAACATAGTCATGAGTATGTTTAAGAACCATTCCAACCATTTTCAAACTACAAGG carries:
- the LOC131690694 gene encoding eIF-2-alpha kinase GCN2-like, whose protein sequence is MATGNNSGDTNKKETFRQRQETELEVIRSIYESQVEDLRPAGGKWCPLEVRLRLTPQKGSARQAYVRTDLRVSCNKNYPKYPPKIELENTVGLSDELSNELLQQLKQQADELKGEVMIYELAGTVESFLHKYNVPPKGSFYDEMLANQQRLAMVRQNTLKAEEDQRRQVIQDELQKRKKELQRTRKESKHSVNEVSPLHRNTSSSENSDGNNFRRLSNFCLDHRRSETLFLRDGRKIVKGCCLGHSQRGCVAYSGIDVQTGQLVYLTEWNIEFNEDGKTVSGRTAEEIVADIEKQVAGLVSLRHKNLISYDGVMCKVGNDGIDIFLVQDFILGTSLFTISGSLGWSAEGASMVAKGILEALIYLHNNGVSHDNLSDSTVFMDNSGSIRVADFKLIPYIQELITGQQCVRSDLPSLGTLVESLFNAHSEMKDFIDRCKSERTISASDLLEHPFLRPILFQDVLNNHLQHREIKPSDQLPPDKSLHMMPAYMNTSLTWEKSRLQTEFEVLSHIGKGAYGDVLKVRNILDNRQYAIKRILLPARSKQFYKKMTREVELLSRLNHENVVRYYNSWVESVSPGDDQHHGVESSCDWSVSAGSARKRVAKKNSEKNSDWVLDCMAIDSSSDDDDDDDEDSSDGIEFVNSQGEVATYASFSDGVTPENEKVKTSGGTPAVPVEMLYMYIQMEFCEKSTLRTAIDSGLYQDVDRVWRLFREIAEGLSHIHQQGMIHRDLKPVNIFLDSRDQVKIGDFGLATTSILALQNQQQERLTHSHQIKSLDMGNSLTGKVGTALYVAPELTGNASKSTYNQKVDLYSLGIILFEMSTQPLATGMERVKTLMDLRTDTIRFPESFLSESKYSQQVQVIRWLLNHDPSKRPTAEELLSSELVPPIRLEAGEIQDIVRHVLSNSQSRHYKHLIARCFAQESDTIGELSYHLDMVPIIPHFDFLKSKIVELFRKHGAIEVVTPLLTPYTKSTARNNSVKLMTHSGSIVSLPDDLRIPFMRHVALNGIKFIRRYSIGRVYREKKVFNFHPKQVYECAFDIVTPNRGNLIVDAELVSIANEIMHELNLLDQQRNVFFRMNHISLLRSILLYCNVPLDKYKELFEILLDFLDEKISKFQLVASINSQITQPGVKINTAYLCEALQIELPLGQINGTLLKALIRGKGEAAMLAKVAIRELETVVSLAQGMGVQCPLNICPGLPINYERAKSGGVVWQLIGALKTKKKNPLTTIAVGGRYDAKLVEFQKSGINNGLQVPKVELSGAGFSFHLDKLVNAIGSSPGCEPVEVMICITGSRPPLREVVQILRSLWSNGIKTGVLEGALSVDESAKEVGASLVVMLGDGGELRVRCLDHDRFHERHVTRVELIAYTLRILRPDSTTNDITVSLQNTSLTSATSTKSAPSLSGQSQNSSTASLDLIFLTSEKINTNKKRRYENQVEHKLSPVLSKFQKKEKITLIMVDLPNAPLRGLIGLLDPTECGNDDESSPNSVELNALIERYPKYKRNIMEIYGEIVDIFSESKALPVVGVYSVIDSFCRLIL